In Euphorbia lathyris chromosome 10, ddEupLath1.1, whole genome shotgun sequence, the DNA window aaattagtacttataatgtagaatgtgattatatgacataaaattaagtttgcatagttggttgtAGTGATAATTAAAGGAATCTCTACATCCAATTGGTCCTATGTTCAAATCTCTCTCTTTtcactttttatctcattttaattttctCCCTtgaacctcattctcctttattatttttaattgtatttttttagttacaaaattcatgatcgaacaatttgatgaataatttctccaattgaccaaacttgtcaacgttagggataaaattgctcttggctgccaacgttaagggtaaaattgcaccattttagacgttaggggtaaaattgaacttaggtgtaaacattagagtatttttgcaccttatccttactttatattgaatctcagttgttttgtaccttaatgtttccaattatgatcaaatttacccctatatcatcaaaaatttgaaaattttgattgactactatgaatcaaagccttaagtcgttattaagaagaagaaaatctccATGCAATGGAGCCCCTCCGGACTTTGAGCTCTGGCTCCGCCATTGATTTGATTCCATAtcagaaatggagagagagtgattaGTCTATATCATAATAAGGTGTGTGTTCAATATATGTAGACGTGTTTTATAGTCGTGTGGTCGAAGGAACGAGACTTTGACCAAAACAGACAATATTGAGATGGTAAAGGCGCCAATCTTGAGGGAGTGAGTGGACTATACTAAGTAGTGAGGTCCAAAGAAAGAGACATTGACCAAAGTAGACAATATCTAGGGCAGTAAATGAGTCGAACCGCTCGATAAAAGCTTGACCGTGttcggctcgatttataaacgagttGAGCTTGAGTACAGCAAAACTCGGCTTGAAAGCTCGTGAGTAGGCTCGGTTATAAGTTTATGAACACGTCTGTGAGTAACCttggttcgattttttttttaatgatagtATTTCTATAAATGGGAAATACATAGTTTTTTAGATTTCAAAGTtatgtagttttgtgttaaaaaaattcaaatgaaCATACTTAATGAGCTATTCATGAGCAATACTCGTTAACAAATAAACGAGCTGCTCACGAGCAGCTCACGAACAGAGCTCGATTACAACCCTAACAATATCTACTTGATCGATATTAGTAAGGTGTGTGTCAATACATTTAGATGCATTTTAAAGCCGTGACGTCCAAGGAATGGGACCTTGACCAAGAAAGACAATGTCTAGATTGTAACAACCCAATCTTGAGGCAGTGACTGGACTGGAATATATTAGTAAAGTATGTTTCCAATACATGTAAACGCGTTTTAAAACACTGCAACTCAAAGAATGAGACATGGACCAAAATGGGTAATATCCACGTAATATTTAGTCAGAACGTTACAATTTCTGCCTAATTATTACTTTCTAATACAACATTTGCAAATATAATCTCCAATAATAAGATGCATATTAAGTTACTAATCTATTGATTCCTTTAACAGAATCAATCTAGATTTCAAGTTCTTTCTAAATGCCTAATCAGGCACACACACTGAAACTTTAGGTATGGATTCAATCCATACCTAAACTTTCTAGGCATTAAAGCAACATTTCTACAACTTTTTGCACATAAAAGGGCAATATTGTCAACAAATGATTTTCCTCAAACTACAATAAGCTTTCCTCTGGGTTTAATGCattattggtcactgaacttacacggttatctcaaaatggtcactcaacttcaatttgtctcaataaaatcactcaactttgagttttgtctcaattaaatCACTATAACGATTTTAATGATTAAAAAGCATCAGAATGATGACATAAGTGATACGTCAATATGAGACAACTCATATTTCTAACCGAAATGACACATAACATCCACATATGCGTCACATGGTTATCACGTGTCGATTATTAAGTCATTATAACGattttaatgattaaaaatcatCGGAATGATGACATAAGTGATTCGTCAATATGAGACAACTCATATTTCTAACCGAAATTACACATGACATCCACATATGTGCCACATGGCTATCACgtgtcgattatttttatggaaaaaaaactaaaatttagtttttttttcataaaaatacccGACATGTGGCTGTCACATTTCGTTCCGATGAGAGATTTGAGTTAACTCATGTTGACGTGTCATTCATGTCATTATTTTAATGCGTTTTGACCACTAAAATCGacggagtgacctaattgagacaaaactcaaagttgagtcaccattttgagacaaccgtGTAAATTCAATGACCAATGGTGCGTTTAACCCTCTACACATGTGCTAAACCATTCAACCATACCTGGTGCCATGCCAAGAGCCTCAacagaatgcctttttattttaaaagcaaaaaataatTGTCACTCCAAATAAATACATCTATTGAAGTGCTTTTCTTACAGTCTGcaaagtgtatatatatatatatatatatatatacacatatgtGTGTGTATGTAACACTAACAATTTGTGTAAACCTGGTCACAAGATTGCTTATTGAAGAGCATAAGTTGCTCTCAGATATTCAACAATGTCTGCACTTTCAAACATTTCAACCCCAGTATTTGGATCTTCTAAATATGGCACCTGTAGATCATTATGACAACAAAAAATGATACTGCCCTGATAGTGCTTGAAAGTTGAATGCCCTATATTTTTTTTCAGTTAATGAAGTATGAAGTACCTGAAAATGTCCTGTTTTTTGATATAATATCTGTCGTTTTGAGCTGCCGCGAGCACAACTATAAGCAAAAACAGAGAAAATTTGTGAAAACTGTATCAGATTGTATGCTCGTAAATCGAACTGTAGGACAGACGCTCCATTACATGCCAAGCTACAAattggaaaggaaaaaaaaggaaCAATTTTCATGCACCAAAGCGAACAGATTGTCGTAATTACTGCAATTATGATATCCGTAATTGATATGCAGATGGAACTGAAAATGAGAATTCTTTCTGCTTTCCTAGTAGGATGATAGTTGCTCCATTTGATTAtgttaaagggtaaattacattcatgacTTTTGAACTATAGCGCTACTAACATTAAGGTCTTAAACTTCATTTCGTGAATTGAAAATCCTTGAGTTTTACATTACTGtaacattaaagtccaaatcaaCAAAAATCAGTTAAAAATTAACGGAATAATGAGTGTAAATTAGGTATTTGACCATAGTTTTTGTTAAAGAAAGAGTTAATGACGTAATCAAACTTGTCCAACTCATCAtttcgttatatatatatatatatatatttttttttttttttttttttttgcggatTTTTGTTGATTAGGACTTCAATGTTAGGCTATAttcttttttactgaaattaagtaaactgAACTTATCTCTACTGAcactaaaataataatttaagtcctttaaaaatagcaataattaaaacaaaaagctTATAAAAATGGTTCTACCATAGTTTAAAAAGGCGATCGCCGCTGTCGCCCCAGGCGAGAGGCGACAGAGGCGATCACCCCACCGCCTTCCAGAATGGAAGGCGACTTACCTTCAAGAGGCGATCGCCTCACCCTCTCAGGCGAGAGGCGGTCTGAGGCAAGAGGCGATCGCCTCTTGCAGGTGAGGCATTAAGTCAgccttttctttaaaaaaaaaacctaatttATATTAAAACCAAAAAGACAACAGAACAGCCCGATAAAATTAAAGAGAGACACAGACACCCCCCAAAAACTCCAACGgctctctcttcttctcctccACCACCGAGTTTCTGCTTCCCACAGCTCCCTTGTAGAATTTTATCTGACTTGTGATTGTAACTTGAGCAGACAAATTAGGTTCTAAGGTGTTTCTATACAATCAAGTAAACCTTTTTGGACAACTTTATTGGAGGAGAACCTAGGGTTATAAAATAAAGATGAGTTAAGATAACGTGCAGCTGCAAAAAGAGGACTATGGAACTCCTCTTGCCAAACATGATCAATAATCTTCAAGTACGCTAGGTAGATGCTTGATATTATGCTATTTTGATTTAAGAATTAGCACTTTATGATTTAAGAATTAGCACTTTATGAAAAAGGAACTAAAAGAGTAGCTCTGTTGCCCGTACGGCCAAAACTTATCCCTAACCAGAAGGAAGTAATGTATGGACTTTACCTGCGCACAATGTGTGGTAACTCCAACTCAACAAGTGCCTCACGGACAAGTTTGCAGAATGGGGAACCCTGAAGGAAAAATTAAGTTAAAGTCTGTACACGAGGCAAATATCAGATCCTGGAACTGTTGTCCTTTAGATTGCACTCCGGAACAGAACTAGCTTgagaaattactaaaattcaaCCAATTATACACACCTCATATGACCATATTTCAAGTGGTTTGGGCGGTATTCTTGAAGGAGTATAAGATGATCCCTGCTTAAAACCAAACATAAGACATTTGTTGAGTTATAGTTGAAAAATTGTGGCGATTTAGTATAAACaataagggttaatttcaaataaatgccCTATGGTTTgtagtttcaattttttttgcagATTGTACATGTGGTTGGCAAAAATTTCATTTTCCCAAATTTGCCGACAACGACCTCAAAATgtaaattttcaagaattaaagttgtttagtatcatatttactatgtaACCACATTTtttgacctcaaacctaaaaagttgtaGAATTAAAGTTGACCACATTTTTTGACcttaaacctaaaaagttgaagaattaatttaattcttgcCAATTTTCATTTTGACGTCGTTATTAGCCAAATTTgggaaaatgaaaattttgccaCCGAtctccaaaaaatgtgaaaccacaaggttttatttgaaattaacccaaaCATTAATGCGTACTTTTGAATTGTTAATCTACAAAGAGTTGAAGTTTGATCATATCAAATTGGtacaaataaaatgcatatgcAAAGAGCTTAAGTTTCGGATGATAAAAGGATTAAACAGTTAATCAGCAAATTCTGAACCAGCATTACCTTTCCTGCACGACCGATCATCGCAAATCCCGCAGTCAAAGTCTACAATGACCAAAAGTCGTTAtacaaagaaaaaatatatcttCAAACTTACATTCTGTAAAATGATATGGAAAAGTAGATTAGATTCAAATACTGACCGTCAAAAGACCAAGCGACAAAGTCAAAGGAACAGTCCCATCAcctaaacaaaataaattgtgTTATAGAGTACAGAATAGTTATACATAataattgaaaaagaaataaaataatgaatCCAATTAATAAAAAGCATGTCACTTTAGAGAAACACACCATATGTGTTAACCAGATACTTAATTATGTCATCGGATTCATACATTGCAGTTCCTGTATTTGGATCTACCTGCACAAAGAACAAAACTTTGAATTCGATTTCCGGTCAAAATCAACTTGAAAACACACTAAACAATGTAAACTACCATGTCTTTCTGGATGTTGTTTGAAAGATAAGTTAAAGTTTGTGTGGTTGTATTGAGTGATAAACTCTTGACCAGCCCTAAATGTTGAAAGAACGTGGAACAGGAAAATGAATGCCGTAGTTTTATGATGAGTCAGATAAACTCAGCAGGCTGAAAAGCACTATACGTTGTTCCATTTCACAAGCTATATCTAGGGCTGTCAATTTCTGACAGGACAACACAATTTACAGAGCCAACTGCTTGACacgattattatttttgttgcatttatttCATATATAACCATTTGAAACATACACATCATATAACATGACTATGACACGACAAATAGCATAGCCATAGCCTTGCCACATTAAAGTTTTGAAAACAATTCCACCtgtaatcggatttgtatttttatattttcttatttgttaatACACAGATTATTTTATTATcgcaattaaaatatgtattattctatgtaaaaataataatttaaattattttagtactgaaaaatatgtatatttgtgACATATATCATCTAAAATATGTCAACAATAACATTTAAACAATAATATCATTTAAACAACTCAAACAActaaataactaatataattCATCGAAAACTATGAAACAGTGTACTTAAAGTGTTAAACCATATCATGGAAACAAATAGTGAACACAATTAGACAAaagtatatgaaaataataaacacaatttaCCCAAAACCATACCACAATGTTCAAAGgagaattataataaagaaagaaaaaagcgTTTTTTGTTTTGACTGCACCCACACAGCGTCTAGGTGGACCCTAGGTGGCCCAGGCACTACCTAAGCGGCCAAAAAACGGACAGTGGACCAAAAAACGCCTAGAGTGTCTAGGCAGGAAAAATCGGAACGGATTCCCGATTTTGCTAGGCGGTCCAGGCGCCCTTGTTTTTTAACATTGGTTGGGTTGCAGAGGTCTATTTAGAAAAGGCTTGTGAGTATTATGCTATCTATCCATAATCCTACAAGGCTTGTGATTCTAATAGTAATCTTTAATATTGCATTTGCAAAATGGAAAACTAATTTGAACTAGACTACAGATGAACTTGCCTTCGCATATATAAACCTATTTGGCTATGTAATCAACAACTGAAAAAGGAGGAGAATAATAAAAAGAGTGATGCCAAACCATGTAAGGGAACTGCCTTTTTCCTCCCATCTGAATAGCCTTGGGACGGAAAGTGCGACCATTCACAGGGCAAGGATAAAATAGAACATCAATATCCAAAATCGCAACAATTTCTCTAACCTACACATAGAATATGAAATTAGACATTAGGCACCATGCATGCCAAGTTGAAAAAATCTAAAGAAATCTTGAGTCTTAGATAATTTCAAATTACCTTCCGGCAAAATGGACAGCTGAATTTTGCAGGCAGTCAATGAATATCCATAtacagagaaaaaaaaaagttaagaaatTTGAGAGATAT includes these proteins:
- the LOC136209761 gene encoding uncharacterized protein, which encodes MAGVLNIPRPSILRPIPSNTKLSKRPISVIRATSETPLSSTSTSTAANGDQNLEATFSAPPNFKPPKPQVFGVKSGQIFDVLGASLALFFRLGTGVFVSGYSASLVSKDEIPPDQYALGVAGYKVKETSKVGARPEKPIELYEFEGCPFCRKVREIVAILDIDVLFYPCPVNGRTFRPKAIQMGGKRQFPYMVDPNTGTAMYESDDIIKYLVNTYGDGTVPLTLSLGLLTTLTAGFAMIGRAGKGSSYTPSRIPPKPLEIWSYEGSPFCKLVREALVELELPHIVRSCARGSSKRQILYQKTGHFQVPYLEDPNTGVEMFESADIVEYLRATYALQ